Proteins from a single region of Streptomyces griseiscabiei:
- a CDS encoding ABC transporter permease, translating into MSGDGLRSFVVRRLFLGAAQTVAVVLLVFALTEALPGDAAVALAGDQPDPARIAAIREAMHLDRPVHERLADWALGLVQGDFGTSLTSGRPVAGYLADGFGPTLLLAALTVALLVPLGLGLGVLAARHEGGPVDRLISSVTLAVYAVPEFALGVLLVTVFALKLAWLPPTALGHGTDLLADPSVLVLPVLVLLSRPVCSLVRLVRAGMVDALASPYAAHARRYGVPGARVRYAHALPNALAPAAQQLARTVDWLLCGVIVVEALFVIPGLGTVLLNAVAERDVPVVQGLAVVFGVLTVVLNLGADVVARRLAPRAGVAA; encoded by the coding sequence GTGAGCGGAGACGGTCTGCGCTCCTTCGTCGTCCGGCGGCTGTTCCTCGGCGCCGCGCAGACCGTGGCGGTCGTGCTGCTGGTCTTCGCGCTCACCGAGGCGCTGCCGGGCGACGCGGCGGTGGCCCTGGCCGGGGACCAGCCCGACCCGGCACGGATCGCCGCCATCCGCGAGGCGATGCACCTCGACCGGCCGGTGCACGAGCGGCTGGCCGACTGGGCGCTGGGCCTGGTCCAGGGGGACTTCGGCACCTCGCTGACCTCCGGCCGCCCGGTCGCCGGATACCTCGCGGACGGCTTCGGGCCGACCCTGCTGCTCGCCGCGCTCACCGTGGCCCTGCTCGTGCCCCTCGGTCTCGGCCTGGGCGTGCTGGCCGCCCGGCACGAGGGCGGACCCGTCGACCGGCTGATCAGCTCGGTCACGCTGGCCGTGTACGCGGTCCCCGAGTTCGCCCTCGGGGTGCTGCTGGTGACCGTGTTCGCGCTGAAACTGGCCTGGCTGCCGCCGACCGCCCTCGGTCATGGCACCGACCTGCTCGCCGACCCGTCCGTGCTCGTGCTGCCCGTCCTCGTGCTGCTCTCCCGGCCGGTGTGCTCCCTGGTCCGGCTGGTCCGCGCCGGCATGGTCGACGCCCTCGCCTCCCCGTACGCCGCCCACGCCCGCCGGTACGGCGTCCCGGGCGCCCGCGTCCGCTACGCCCACGCCCTGCCCAACGCCCTCGCCCCGGCCGCCCAGCAACTCGCTCGCACCGTCGACTGGTTGCTGTGCGGTGTCATCGTCGTGGAGGCCCTCTTCGTGATCCCCGGACTCGGCACGGTCCTCCTCAACGCCGTCGCCGAACGCGATGTCCCGGTCGTCCAGGGTCTCGCCGTCGTCTTCGGCGTCCTGACCGTCGTCCTCAACCTGGGCGCCGACGTCGTCGCCCGGCGGCTGGCACCCCGGGCGGGGGTCGCGGCATGA
- a CDS encoding class I SAM-dependent DNA methyltransferase, translated as MTHANLLTDHPELYEARFPDTERLAGRWAEDCLRRHGAGPRVLDMGCGTGRDAAHLHGAGRTVTGADLSEAMLAHARVRHPGPSYVQADLHGFDLGRAAFDAVVCLDSSLLYCHTNAQLDAFLASCRQGLAPGGLLVAEMRNGAYFLGRTDLLDTPAVHSFTWRGTAHRSTTTLTVDRTAQLLRRRRVWTSDDGSPAVEQRSAWRLLFPQELRHVLTAHGFEVLELHDGPGPRTEPAWQEGRLPGATTDADRLHLVARLTSAR; from the coding sequence ATGACGCACGCCAACCTCCTCACCGACCACCCCGAGCTGTACGAGGCCCGCTTCCCCGACACCGAGCGGCTGGCCGGACGCTGGGCCGAGGACTGTCTGCGGCGCCACGGGGCCGGCCCCCGGGTCCTGGACATGGGCTGCGGCACCGGACGGGACGCCGCCCATCTGCACGGCGCCGGCCGTACGGTGACCGGGGCCGACCTCTCCGAGGCGATGCTCGCCCACGCCCGGGTCCGGCATCCCGGCCCGTCGTACGTACAGGCCGACCTGCACGGCTTCGACCTGGGCCGGGCGGCGTTCGACGCGGTCGTCTGCCTGGACAGCTCCCTGCTGTACTGCCACACCAACGCCCAGCTCGACGCCTTCCTCGCCTCCTGCCGCCAAGGTCTCGCACCCGGTGGGCTGTTGGTCGCAGAGATGCGCAACGGCGCCTATTTCCTGGGGCGTACGGACCTGCTCGACACCCCGGCCGTCCACTCCTTCACCTGGCGGGGCACCGCCCACCGGTCCACCACCACCCTCACCGTGGACCGCACCGCCCAACTCCTGCGCCGCAGGCGGGTCTGGACCTCGGACGACGGCTCACCGGCGGTCGAACAGCGGTCGGCCTGGCGGCTGTTGTTCCCGCAGGAGCTGCGGCACGTCCTCACCGCGCACGGTTTCGAGGTCCTGGAGCTGCACGACGGGCCCGGCCCGCGCACCGAACCGGCGTGGCAGGAGGGCCGGTTGCCCGGCGCCACGACGGACGCGGACCGGCTGCACCTCGTCGCGCGGCTCACCTCGGCCCGCTGA
- a CDS encoding dipeptide epimerase has protein sequence MKVTLRTVRLELAEPLRISRSTMSARDAVWLTVEHDGLTGHGEAVTSDYYGLDTDTLGRLFADVAPDLGRFRDPESAAEALREGDPLGGPETPPAVTAAVGAALLDLVGKRAGSPVHRLLGAPAAPVAATARTIGITSPTRAAAEARRLAASGFEIVKVKAGAPDPEDDVERVRVVRDAAPGVRLLLDPNGAWAPAQAQGLLPRFAELGVEAVEQPLAPGDPEALAVLAARSPLPVIADEDAVDLEDVRRLAGRVHGVNVKLAKCGGVHAALRIAETIEGSGTDLMLGCLTASSLGLAPAVHLADRARWVDLDGHLLLADDPWTGIGGADGYVRTTGLPGLGVRPRPGHRAGDGTADAAEDAPGETHRADMA, from the coding sequence CATGTCCGCGCGCGACGCGGTCTGGCTGACCGTCGAGCACGACGGGCTCACCGGCCACGGCGAGGCCGTCACCAGCGACTACTACGGACTCGACACCGACACCCTCGGACGGCTGTTCGCGGACGTGGCCCCGGACCTCGGCCGCTTCCGTGATCCGGAGAGCGCCGCGGAGGCGCTGCGGGAGGGCGATCCGCTCGGTGGTCCCGAGACGCCACCGGCCGTGACGGCCGCCGTCGGTGCCGCGCTGCTCGATCTCGTCGGCAAGCGGGCGGGCAGCCCCGTCCACCGGCTGCTGGGCGCTCCGGCGGCTCCGGTGGCGGCGACCGCGCGGACCATCGGCATCACCTCGCCGACGCGGGCGGCGGCGGAGGCCCGCCGTCTCGCCGCTAGCGGCTTCGAGATCGTCAAGGTCAAGGCCGGGGCGCCCGACCCGGAGGACGACGTGGAGCGCGTACGGGTCGTCCGGGACGCCGCGCCCGGGGTCCGGCTGCTTCTCGACCCGAACGGCGCCTGGGCCCCGGCACAGGCACAGGGCCTGCTGCCGCGCTTCGCGGAGCTGGGTGTGGAGGCCGTGGAACAGCCGCTCGCGCCGGGTGATCCCGAGGCGCTGGCCGTGCTCGCCGCACGATCGCCGCTGCCGGTCATCGCCGACGAGGACGCGGTGGACCTGGAGGACGTACGGCGCCTGGCGGGGCGGGTGCACGGGGTCAATGTCAAGCTCGCCAAGTGCGGGGGCGTCCACGCGGCCCTCCGTATCGCCGAGACGATCGAGGGCAGCGGCACCGACCTGATGCTCGGCTGTCTCACCGCCAGCTCTCTCGGTCTCGCCCCGGCCGTCCATCTCGCCGACCGGGCCCGCTGGGTCGACCTCGACGGACACCTCCTGCTCGCCGACGACCCGTGGACCGGGATCGGCGGCGCCGACGGGTACGTACGGACAACCGGCCTGCCGGGACTGGGAGTTCGGCCCCGACCGGGTCACCGGGCGGGCGACGGGACCGCCGACGCGGCCGAGGACGCACCGGGGGAGACACACCGTGCAGACATGGCATGA
- a CDS encoding ABC transporter substrate-binding protein, which yields MHEELFPGLHRRGFLAATGAVSLGALALTACGGGTDSPASGDDDGTPKRGGRLRAAFAGGGASETLDPHLAALFADVARAKALYDKLADYGADLSAEPRLAAKWESNKTLDRWQVTLREATFHDGRPVTAEDVLYSYRRIADPAKAFRAKASLEPIDLDASRATGERGIEFVLKRPTAEFPNVLAAFGAYIVPENAGSSAGDFDTKPIGSGPFRFVSFSPGRSAVFRRFDAYWEGAAHLDELELVVANEESARVNALLGGQVEYAHELNPTTARAHEGKGQIEIVRLRNSAMQAFCMKTDRAPFDDKRVREAFFLIADRQELVDGALSGAGVVGNDLFGKGYEYYAADLPQREQDLDRARSLLKRAGAGKLKVTLDTSAVAAGFTEAASIFKDQAAKAGVTIDVRMGSKDSYWSDILDSGTLACYRSGAMPIEAHLSQRLLTDSTTNATHWRHKDFDALYQQAQSTRDKAERAAVYERMQRRLYAEGGFLIWGFADWIIGTAKNVKGVETKAPANTLGWARFDKVWLG from the coding sequence ATGCACGAAGAACTCTTCCCCGGTCTGCACCGACGCGGCTTCCTCGCCGCCACGGGCGCCGTCTCGCTCGGCGCACTCGCCCTCACGGCGTGCGGCGGCGGCACCGATTCCCCGGCGAGCGGCGACGACGACGGCACACCGAAGCGGGGCGGGCGGCTGCGGGCCGCGTTCGCGGGCGGCGGCGCCAGTGAGACCCTCGACCCGCATCTGGCCGCCCTGTTCGCCGACGTCGCCAGAGCCAAGGCGCTCTACGACAAGCTCGCCGACTACGGCGCCGACCTGTCCGCCGAGCCGCGGCTGGCCGCGAAGTGGGAGTCGAACAAGACCCTGGACCGCTGGCAGGTCACCCTGCGCGAGGCCACCTTCCACGACGGCAGGCCGGTCACCGCCGAGGACGTGCTGTACAGCTACCGCCGGATCGCCGACCCCGCGAAGGCGTTCCGGGCGAAGGCGTCCCTGGAACCCATCGACCTCGACGCCAGCCGGGCCACCGGCGAGCGGGGCATCGAGTTCGTCCTGAAGCGGCCCACCGCCGAGTTCCCCAATGTGCTGGCCGCGTTCGGCGCGTACATCGTCCCGGAGAACGCGGGCAGCAGCGCCGGCGACTTCGACACGAAGCCGATCGGCTCCGGACCCTTCCGGTTCGTCTCCTTCTCCCCCGGCCGCTCCGCCGTCTTCCGCCGCTTCGACGCCTACTGGGAGGGCGCCGCCCACCTCGACGAACTCGAACTCGTCGTCGCCAACGAGGAGTCGGCCCGCGTCAACGCCCTGCTCGGCGGTCAGGTCGAGTACGCGCACGAGCTGAACCCCACCACCGCCCGCGCCCACGAGGGCAAGGGACAGATCGAGATCGTCCGGCTGCGCAACAGCGCCATGCAGGCGTTCTGCATGAAGACCGACCGGGCGCCCTTCGACGACAAGCGGGTCCGGGAGGCGTTCTTCCTCATCGCCGACCGGCAGGAACTCGTCGACGGGGCGCTCTCCGGGGCGGGCGTGGTCGGCAACGACCTGTTCGGCAAGGGCTACGAGTACTACGCGGCCGACCTCCCGCAGCGCGAGCAGGACCTCGACCGGGCCCGGTCCCTGCTGAAGCGGGCCGGTGCCGGGAAGCTGAAGGTCACGCTGGACACCTCCGCCGTGGCCGCCGGGTTCACCGAGGCCGCCAGCATCTTCAAGGACCAGGCCGCGAAGGCGGGCGTCACGATCGACGTGCGGATGGGCAGCAAGGACTCGTACTGGAGCGACATCCTCGACTCCGGCACCCTCGCCTGCTACCGCTCCGGTGCCATGCCCATCGAGGCGCACCTCTCGCAGCGGCTGCTCACCGACTCCACCACCAACGCCACCCACTGGCGGCACAAGGACTTCGACGCGCTGTACCAGCAGGCGCAGTCCACCCGGGACAAGGCGGAGCGGGCCGCCGTCTACGAGCGGATGCAGCGCCGGCTGTACGCCGAGGGCGGCTTCCTGATCTGGGGGTTCGCCGACTGGATCATCGGAACGGCCAAGAACGTGAAGGGAGTCGAGACCAAGGCCCCCGCCAACACGCTCGGCTGGGCGCGCTTCGACAAGGTGTGGCTCGGGTGA
- a CDS encoding MFS transporter yields MQTWHEIRRFPFAVRLLLVNQLGVNIGFYLLIPYLATHLTENLGMSAAVVGIVLGVRNLSQQGLFIIGGSASDRLGARGVIIAGCALRTLGFALFALGDGLPVLLAASVLSGLAGALFNPAVRAYLAQEAGERKAEAFALFNVFATTGALIGPLLGSALLLVDFRTSALAAAGIFAVLTVAQALVLPARPVEPSGGNVLGDWREVLGNRAFLAFALAMVGMFTLENQLYLLLPAGAREATGWDGAAGLVFLVGTLANLALQLRITKALKSRGDRARWIGLGLTVTALAFLPPALGAGFGASGPLAAVPVLLGVLLLYLGLMIASPFVMELIPRFGRPELTGTYFGIFYVVSGIAAALGNTLVGWAMDAGERGGHTWLPWVCCAVAGLLSAAGVTRLRRLGALPSDPPAAVPDPAGEKSDA; encoded by the coding sequence GTGCAGACATGGCATGAGATACGCCGCTTCCCCTTCGCCGTCCGTCTCCTGCTGGTCAACCAGCTCGGCGTCAACATCGGCTTCTACCTCCTGATCCCCTATCTCGCGACCCATCTCACCGAGAACCTGGGCATGTCGGCGGCCGTCGTCGGCATCGTCCTGGGCGTGCGCAACCTCAGCCAGCAGGGCCTGTTCATCATCGGCGGCTCCGCCTCGGACCGGCTCGGCGCACGGGGTGTGATCATCGCCGGGTGTGCGCTGCGGACCCTCGGGTTCGCGCTGTTCGCGCTCGGCGACGGGCTGCCGGTGCTGCTGGCGGCGTCGGTGCTCAGCGGGCTCGCCGGGGCGCTGTTCAACCCGGCGGTGCGGGCGTATCTGGCGCAGGAGGCCGGGGAGCGCAAGGCGGAGGCGTTCGCGCTGTTCAACGTGTTCGCGACGACGGGCGCGCTGATCGGTCCGCTGCTGGGCAGTGCGCTGCTGCTCGTGGACTTCCGGACCTCCGCGCTCGCCGCCGCCGGGATCTTCGCGGTCCTCACCGTCGCCCAGGCCCTCGTCCTGCCCGCGCGGCCGGTCGAGCCGAGCGGCGGCAACGTCCTCGGGGACTGGCGGGAGGTGCTCGGGAACCGGGCCTTCCTGGCGTTCGCCCTCGCCATGGTCGGCATGTTCACGCTGGAGAACCAGCTCTATCTGCTGCTGCCGGCCGGAGCCCGGGAGGCCACCGGCTGGGACGGCGCCGCCGGTCTCGTCTTCCTCGTCGGCACCCTCGCCAACCTGGCGCTCCAGCTCCGCATCACCAAGGCGCTCAAGTCGCGCGGAGACAGGGCCCGTTGGATCGGTCTGGGGCTCACCGTGACGGCTCTGGCGTTCCTGCCACCGGCCCTGGGGGCGGGGTTCGGCGCCTCCGGCCCGCTCGCCGCGGTACCCGTCCTGCTCGGCGTGCTGCTCCTCTACCTGGGCCTCATGATCGCCTCGCCGTTCGTGATGGAGCTGATCCCCCGCTTCGGCCGCCCCGAGCTGACCGGCACCTACTTCGGGATCTTCTACGTCGTCTCGGGCATCGCCGCCGCCCTCGGCAACACCCTCGTGGGCTGGGCCATGGACGCCGGGGAGCGCGGCGGCCACACCTGGCTGCCCTGGGTGTGCTGCGCCGTGGCCGGTCTGCTCTCGGCGGCGGGCGTCACCCGGCTGCGCCGGCTGGGGGCGCTGCCCTCGGACCCACCGGCCGCCGTCCCCGACCCGGCCGGTGAGAAGAGCGACGCATGA